Below is a genomic region from Virgibacillus dokdonensis.
CTTAAGGAAAGAAATGTTGTACAGTGGGTTTTTTATATGAAATCCCGATTGATGGTGCTGGAAGACTTCGCTTAAATACTAGTTGAAATGGGTAGATAACAGTACCTATATCCCTTTTTTACACTATAGGAAAGTATAAAAGTTGATAGTATAAGAAAAACTATGCCATTCGCCATAAGACTTGGCGACAAGCCAAGTTTTTCTAATACGATCAGAAAGTATAAATATTAGATGCTTTGCTTTGGGATAAGGAAATAACAGAATAAGCCAAGTCCGGCTTAAGCGCCCAGCAACTAGGCGACTTCACTTCATTGCCCTAAGCAAGTCATCATCGGTTCGTACTAAATAGGAAGGCCGACTAAAGACGGGCTTGCCGGGGCGCCGGCATACTCCTGTTGCAGGAGCATGATTCCTAAAATTTTCGTTGATTCGTTCCACTCGCTACGTTGCTAAACGGGCGCCCCGAGCCTTTGTTCCACTTTAGGAAAGAATAGAATTTATCGTCTGCGAAAAACAATAGATTTTACTATAAAGACTTAGCAGTAAGCCAATCTTTGCTAAGTTTATTCGTGGGGAATTAAAGCGTTTATTTTACACTATAGGAAGTAAAAATATTAAGGTTTATAGATTCGTCTATTAAGATTTGGTGATAAGTCGTTTTTCTAATATATATATAAATTATACCATTATCATGAACTAGTAAAAATAAGAATGCATCGTAATTGTAAAAATATTTCATAATAAACGTAGTTTGCTATTGAATATTTATTCGTTGTAGTGCATAATGTTACAATAATAGATTATAAAAGGAGTGACCGTTTTGGGGAAAGAGAGGATTGTTTTAGCTTATTCTGGTGGGTTAGATACATCTGTAGCTGTCCGCTGGCTACAGGATAAATACAATTATGATGTAATAGCTGTTGCCCTTGATGTGGGGGAAGGGAAAGACCTTGATTTTATTAAAAATAAAGCATTACAAGTAGGCGCTGTGAAATCGTATGTCATTGATGCCAAAGCTTTGTTTGCAAATGAATTTGTCCTTCCAGCACTGCAGTCGAATTTATTATATGAAGGAAAATATCCGTTGATTTCTGCTTTATCACGCCCGCTTATTGCTAAGATTTTAGTTCATATTGCAAAAGAAGAAGGCGCTGTTGCAGTTGCGCATGGATGTACAGGAAAAGGAAATGATCAAGTACGGTTTGATGTTGCCTTTACGGCGTTAGATCCTAGTTTAGACATTGTCGCACCTGTAAGGGAATGGGCAATGTCAAGAGAAGAAGAAATTGCTTATGCGAAAGAACATCAAATCCCAGTACCAATTGATTTAGATAATCCGTTTAGTATTGACCAAAATCTTTGGGGGCGAAGTAATGAATGCGGTATTTTAGAAGACCCATGGGCGGAAGCTCCGAAAGAAGCGTATGATTTAACAATAGATCCAGAGGAAGCACCTGATAAACCGCAGATTGTGGAAATTGCTTTTGAACAAGGAAAACCTGTCGCTATTGACGGAGAAAAATTATCATTAGAAGCGCTTATTTTACAATTAAATCAAGTTGCAGGAAAGCATGGAGTTGGTAGAATTGATCATGT
It encodes:
- a CDS encoding argininosuccinate synthase, encoding MGKERIVLAYSGGLDTSVAVRWLQDKYNYDVIAVALDVGEGKDLDFIKNKALQVGAVKSYVIDAKALFANEFVLPALQSNLLYEGKYPLISALSRPLIAKILVHIAKEEGAVAVAHGCTGKGNDQVRFDVAFTALDPSLDIVAPVREWAMSREEEIAYAKEHQIPVPIDLDNPFSIDQNLWGRSNECGILEDPWAEAPKEAYDLTIDPEEAPDKPQIVEIAFEQGKPVAIDGEKLSLEALILQLNQVAGKHGVGRIDHVENRLVGIKSREIYEAPAAVTLIAAHQELEALTLTREVAQFKPLMEQKLAQVVYDGLWYSPLTKALIAFITETQKDVSGIVKVKLYKGQAQVVGRKSKQSLYDFDLATYNAEDSFDHEAALGFIKLWGLPTKVHATVNQTHRSVEESVKEAILDVKEKENLPL